One window of the Paenibacillus beijingensis genome contains the following:
- a CDS encoding iron-containing alcohol dehydrogenase — MRAFTFHNPTKLHFGRDQLKQLKTEAVKLGKSVLLVYGGGSIKRSGLYDQVLEQLELAGCTVTELAGVEPNPRLTTVMKGAELCRRSGIEWVLAVGGGSTLDCGKAIAAAAKYDGSFWDIVTKKAPVEAALPIGTVLTLAATGSEMNGGSVITNEETLEKHGWGSPLVYPHFSILDPVFTATAPKEHTVYGIADIMSHVFEQYFHHDANTPVQDGFCESILRAVIETAPKLVQDLENVEYRETILYCGTMALNNVLSMGIVGDWANHDMEHAVSAVYDIPHGGGLAILFPNWMNYVLDDNVARFRQFAVNVFGVKEDGRSDREIAEEGIQELRRFWTSIGAPSRLANYEIDDSRLEEMADKVVGGGTRGNFRALTMEDVMNIYRMSL, encoded by the coding sequence ATGAGAGCTTTTACGTTTCATAACCCGACAAAATTGCATTTTGGACGCGATCAGCTGAAGCAGTTGAAAACGGAAGCCGTTAAGCTCGGCAAGTCGGTGCTGCTCGTCTACGGCGGAGGCAGCATCAAGCGCAGCGGCCTTTATGATCAAGTGCTGGAGCAGCTGGAGCTTGCCGGCTGTACCGTGACCGAACTGGCGGGCGTCGAGCCGAATCCGCGTCTGACCACCGTCATGAAGGGCGCGGAGCTGTGCCGGCGCAGCGGAATCGAGTGGGTGCTGGCGGTAGGCGGTGGCAGCACGCTCGATTGCGGGAAGGCGATCGCCGCTGCAGCCAAATATGACGGCAGCTTCTGGGATATCGTGACCAAGAAGGCGCCGGTGGAAGCGGCGCTTCCGATCGGAACGGTGCTGACGCTTGCCGCTACCGGTTCGGAAATGAACGGCGGTTCCGTCATTACAAATGAGGAGACGCTGGAAAAGCACGGATGGGGGAGCCCGCTCGTATACCCTCATTTTTCGATTTTGGACCCCGTATTTACGGCAACCGCGCCGAAGGAACATACCGTATACGGGATTGCGGATATAATGTCGCACGTGTTCGAGCAGTATTTTCACCATGATGCCAATACTCCGGTTCAGGACGGCTTTTGCGAATCGATTTTGCGCGCCGTTATCGAAACCGCTCCGAAGCTGGTGCAGGATCTGGAAAACGTGGAATACCGTGAAACGATTCTGTACTGCGGCACGATGGCGCTCAATAATGTGCTCTCGATGGGCATTGTGGGCGACTGGGCCAACCACGACATGGAGCACGCCGTATCGGCGGTTTACGATATTCCGCACGGCGGCGGACTGGCGATTTTGTTCCCGAACTGGATGAATTATGTGCTGGACGACAACGTGGCGCGGTTCCGCCAGTTCGCGGTCAACGTGTTCGGAGTGAAGGAAGACGGCCGCAGCGACCGTGAAATCGCCGAAGAGGGGATTCAGGAGCTGCGCCGGTTCTGGACGTCGATTGGCGCCCCGTCCCGATTGGCCAACTACGAGATC
- a CDS encoding RicAFT regulatory complex protein RicA family protein encodes MAERQAAAKQDSDTSGKHDHEHGQEPGASIPVYDTRDLLVRSDIMAKAKELANLIYTSEEVQQFRRAEKQIQGNDRIQTLISQIKKKQKEAVAFEQTFKNAAMVKKIESEMENLQDELDGIPIITEFQQSQSDINYLLQMVVSVIRDTVAEKITLDDAPEDAPENCD; translated from the coding sequence ATGGCAGAGCGGCAAGCGGCAGCGAAGCAAGATTCCGATACGTCCGGCAAGCACGATCATGAACATGGACAGGAGCCGGGAGCTTCCATTCCGGTTTACGATACGCGCGATTTGCTCGTGCGCAGCGATATTATGGCGAAAGCGAAAGAGCTGGCGAATCTGATCTACACATCCGAAGAAGTGCAGCAGTTCCGCCGCGCCGAAAAGCAGATTCAAGGAAACGACCGGATTCAGACGCTCATCAGTCAAATTAAGAAAAAGCAGAAGGAAGCGGTCGCCTTCGAGCAGACGTTCAAAAATGCGGCGATGGTCAAAAAGATCGAGAGCGAAATGGAGAATCTGCAGGATGAGCTCGACGGAATTCCGATTATTACCGAATTCCAGCAAAGCCAATCCGATATTAATTATTTGCTGCAGATGGTCGTCTCCGTCATCCGCGATACGGTTGCCGAAAAAATAACGCTGGACGACGCTCCGGAGGACGCGCCCGAAAACTGCGATTAA
- the miaB gene encoding tRNA (N6-isopentenyl adenosine(37)-C2)-methylthiotransferase MiaB, translating to MTKEISSKDKAIVQGGKDYSKYFDFSGAKVIKEEEGKTTYRLKGRDITINAVPSYKDEKRRGKEEIEVHYDFAIPEEMRTFGAGKYYSITTYGCQMNEHDTEVMRGMFEAMGYTSTEDRRQADVILLNTCAIRENAEDKVFGELGHLKTLKTEKPELILGVCGCMSQEESVVSRILQKHSFVDVIFGTHNIHRLPHLLQNAMFSKEMVVEVWSKEGDIIENMPKKREGMRAWVNIMYGCDKFCTYCIVPYTRGKERSRRPEDVIAEVRELARQGFREVTLLGQNVNAYGKDFEDLDYRFGDLMADMSKIDIPRIRFTTSHPRDFDDHLIEVLAGGGNLVEHIHLPVQSGSTEVLKRMSRKYSRETFLELAAKIKKAIPNAMLTTDIIVGFPGETEEQFQDTLSLVEEVGFDSAYTFIYSPREGTPAAGMEDNVPAEVKKERLKRLNDLMAKLSRESNERMKGQIVEVLLEGESKNNTNVLSGRTRSNKLVHVEAPKEWIGQFAMVRVTEAQTWYIKAEPLEKISLQGAVS from the coding sequence TTGACCAAGGAGATTAGCTCGAAGGACAAGGCAATCGTCCAGGGCGGCAAGGACTACTCCAAATATTTCGATTTTTCCGGTGCGAAAGTCATCAAGGAAGAGGAAGGCAAGACGACTTACCGCCTTAAAGGAAGAGACATTACGATAAATGCTGTTCCGTCCTATAAGGATGAGAAACGAAGAGGCAAGGAAGAGATCGAGGTTCATTACGACTTTGCCATTCCGGAAGAAATGCGCACCTTCGGCGCAGGCAAATATTATTCGATCACAACGTACGGCTGCCAAATGAACGAGCACGACACGGAAGTGATGCGCGGCATGTTCGAGGCGATGGGGTACACATCGACGGAAGACCGCCGTCAGGCCGATGTGATTTTGCTTAACACGTGCGCGATCCGCGAGAACGCGGAAGATAAAGTGTTCGGCGAGCTTGGCCATCTGAAGACGCTGAAGACGGAGAAACCGGAGCTGATCTTAGGTGTTTGCGGCTGCATGTCGCAGGAAGAATCGGTCGTATCGCGTATTTTGCAAAAGCATTCGTTTGTCGACGTCATCTTCGGCACGCACAACATCCACCGTCTGCCGCATCTGCTGCAAAATGCGATGTTCAGCAAAGAAATGGTCGTCGAGGTGTGGTCGAAGGAAGGCGACATTATCGAAAATATGCCCAAGAAGCGCGAAGGGATGCGGGCTTGGGTCAATATTATGTACGGCTGCGATAAGTTCTGCACGTACTGCATCGTGCCGTATACGCGCGGCAAGGAGCGCAGCCGTCGTCCGGAAGACGTCATCGCCGAGGTGCGCGAGCTGGCGCGCCAAGGATTCCGAGAAGTGACGCTGCTTGGGCAAAACGTGAACGCCTACGGCAAAGATTTCGAAGATCTTGATTACCGATTCGGCGATCTGATGGCGGACATGTCCAAGATCGACATCCCGCGCATCCGCTTTACGACGAGCCATCCGCGCGATTTCGACGACCATCTGATCGAAGTGCTGGCCGGCGGCGGCAATCTGGTGGAACATATCCATCTGCCGGTCCAATCGGGCAGCACGGAAGTGCTGAAGCGGATGAGCCGCAAATATTCGCGCGAAACGTTTCTGGAATTGGCGGCCAAAATCAAAAAGGCCATCCCGAACGCGATGCTGACGACCGATATTATCGTCGGCTTCCCGGGCGAGACGGAGGAGCAGTTCCAGGACACGCTCTCGCTCGTGGAAGAAGTCGGCTTCGATTCCGCTTACACGTTTATTTACTCGCCGCGCGAAGGAACGCCGGCCGCAGGCATGGAGGATAACGTTCCGGCCGAAGTGAAGAAAGAGCGGCTGAAGCGCCTGAATGACCTGATGGCCAAGTTGTCGCGCGAAAGCAACGAGCGGATGAAGGGCCAGATCGTCGAAGTGCTCCTGGAAGGCGAAAGCAAAAACAACACGAATGTGCTTTCGGGCCGGACGCGCAGCAACAAGCTCGTTCATGTTGAAGCGCCGAAAGAGTGGATCGGCCAGTTTGCGATGGTGCGCGTAACCGAAGCGCAGACATGGTACATTAAAGCGGAACCGCTGGAAAAAATTTCTTTGCAGGGAGCCGTCTCCTGA